DNA from Mycobacterium bourgelatii:
GACCACAGCCGGAAGCTTCGGCGCATCGGGATAAAGGCCGACCCGGGCCAGGTGGTCGGCGAAATTCACACCCGCGGCGCGCACGGCGATCCGTAGTTGACCGGGACCGGGCGGCGGAGGATCGGGCCGCTGCTGCACCTGTAAGACCGAGGGGCCGCCATGCTTGGTGATAACTACTGCGCGCATTGCTTCTCCTTTGAGGCATGGCTTGCTGGCAGCCAGGATCGCATGAAAACCGGGCACTGTGTACCCAGCCCTACCCGACTGGCCCCCGGACATTTACCTTCTACACGTGGCACCGAAGCACGATGTCGATAAATACGTCGCCGTCGTTGCCCAACGACTCCACCAGCGGGTGGACACGATAGGCGACACCCTCCGCGCCGCGATCGAAGAGGCGATCACCGAACTCCCCGCTGACGCCGACGTTGCCGAATCCATGGCGGCCAGCATCGCAGGGAATCTTGAGACCATCGCGGCCGTGCTGCTCGCCGGAACGCCTGCCACAGCAGCCGATTTGCCCCTCGTCACACTCGAATTCGGCAGACTCCTTGCGCAACACGATGTTCCGGTCACCGCCTTGGTGCGCGCGTACCGGCTCGGGCAACGCCAATTGACCGAGGTGATCTTCGGCGAACTCCACAACATCTCCATGGAGCCGGAGACCAGGGTTGCCGTCATTGAGCGGCTCACCACGGTGCTGCTCGAGTACGTCGACTGGGCAGCCGAACAATTCGTCGCCGCCTACGCCGAGGAACACCAACATCGGCTGGTGCAGCAAAGCAACGTCCGAACGGCGTGGGTTCGCGGCATACTCGACGACCATCCACCCGTTGATACCGACGTCGCTGCCGAGGCAATCCGCTATCCGCTGCGATGGCACCATCTCGCCCTGATCATCTGGCGAGCCGAGACCGATGCCCGGTCCGACGAGTTCGCCCGACTCCGGCGGTTCACCGCCGATCTGGCCGCCGCGGTCGGGGCGTCGGACACTCCGCTATGCGTCGCCGCGGACCGGACGAGTGCTTGGGTGTGGTTGCCGTACCGCGACGCCCCGGGCGACGTCGTGACGAAGGTCCGCGACTACGCCGGTGCGCGCCCAGATGCGCCGGGAGTCGCGATGGGGGCGGTGGGCTCCGGGATGGAGGGATTCCGCCGGTCGCATCGGCAGGCGCAACGGGTGCGGGCGGCCGCACGAGCGCGCAACCTCGCACCGCCAGCGGTGGTCGCGGCAACGGATTCCGGCCTGTTGGCCTCGGCGCTGCTCGGCAGCAATGTGCAGGAGATCCGCGAATGGGTCGCCGATGTTCTGGGGCCACTGGCGTCCGAAACTGACGATGACGCCCGCCTGCGCCGAGTACTGCACATATTTCTGCGCGCGGACTCGGGTTATCCCGCCGCCGCGCGGGATCTCGGACTGAGCTTCACCGCGTTCAACCGCCTTGTGGAACAGGCGGTCTCGCGACGCGGCCGACCGCTCGACGACCGGCTTGATGTCGAACTCGCACTGCTTGCCTGCCAGTGGTACGGCGCCGCAGTGCTGCGACGAAATTGAGTTAGCGTTACTTGGTGCACTTCGATTGGGAACGATTGGCTGACAGCGTCTATCGCTGCCGGCTGGCGTTCTGCGACGTGACCGTCGGACTGGTGTGCGGCCGCGCCGGGGCGCTGCTGGTAGACAGCGGCACCACCCTCATCGAGACGGCGGCCATCGAGGCGGACGTGCGCGAGATCGCTGATTGTGCTGTGACACATGTCGTGTTGACACACAAGCACTTTGATCACGTCTTGGGTTCCGGCAGGTTTCGCCACGCCGAGATCTACTGCGCACCGGAGGTTGTCGACTATCTGACGTCGGCGACCGATCACCTGCGTCAGCACGCGCTCAGCTACGGGGCGGATGCGGCGGAGATCGATCGCGCGATTGCGGCGTTGCGACGCCCTCAGCATGCGGTTTCCGATGCCGTCATCGACCTCGGCGACAGGGCCGTCACGGTCGCCCATCCCGGCCACGGACACACTCGGTCGGACCTGGTGGTTGCCGTACCGCCCATTCGGGCGGGCGACCAAGTCGTGTTGTTCACCGGAGACCTGGTTGAGGAGTCCGCAGATCCCTACCTCGACGACGACTCCGACCTGATGGCCTGGCCCGCGACCCTGGACCGACTGCTGCAGATCGGCGGTCCCGACGCCGTCTACGTGCCCGGACACGGCCAAGTGGTCGACGCAGCCTTCATCCGTCGCCAGCGAGAGTGGTTGAGAGAACGCGCAGCCTGTTAGTTACACGTCACTGGCACTGGCAGCGGCACATGCGGCAACGAACTCGTCGGGATCGGTGACACTGAGGATCAGGGTGCCTACCGTCACCGACCTGCGCAGCACTTTGGCCGGGGCGGGCGGCTCGATCGTCAATTCC
Protein-coding regions in this window:
- a CDS encoding PucR family transcriptional regulator, whose amino-acid sequence is MAPKHDVDKYVAVVAQRLHQRVDTIGDTLRAAIEEAITELPADADVAESMAASIAGNLETIAAVLLAGTPATAADLPLVTLEFGRLLAQHDVPVTALVRAYRLGQRQLTEVIFGELHNISMEPETRVAVIERLTTVLLEYVDWAAEQFVAAYAEEHQHRLVQQSNVRTAWVRGILDDHPPVDTDVAAEAIRYPLRWHHLALIIWRAETDARSDEFARLRRFTADLAAAVGASDTPLCVAADRTSAWVWLPYRDAPGDVVTKVRDYAGARPDAPGVAMGAVGSGMEGFRRSHRQAQRVRAAARARNLAPPAVVAATDSGLLASALLGSNVQEIREWVADVLGPLASETDDDARLRRVLHIFLRADSGYPAAARDLGLSFTAFNRLVEQAVSRRGRPLDDRLDVELALLACQWYGAAVLRRN
- a CDS encoding MBL fold metallo-hydrolase, with amino-acid sequence MHFDWERLADSVYRCRLAFCDVTVGLVCGRAGALLVDSGTTLIETAAIEADVREIADCAVTHVVLTHKHFDHVLGSGRFRHAEIYCAPEVVDYLTSATDHLRQHALSYGADAAEIDRAIAALRRPQHAVSDAVIDLGDRAVTVAHPGHGHTRSDLVVAVPPIRAGDQVVLFTGDLVEESADPYLDDDSDLMAWPATLDRLLQIGGPDAVYVPGHGQVVDAAFIRRQREWLRERAAC